From the Lactuca sativa cultivar Salinas chromosome 9, Lsat_Salinas_v11, whole genome shotgun sequence genome, the window TTTATAGAAACGAAACACTGCCCAAATCACCATTTatcaggtgatttcatacccctatacTATTCCAAAATTTtctatgtttttaggggggaatacaagtaaaaacacAAGTAATATTGTGTTTAAAATACAAATTGTTTATTTCGctcttttatatatattataaacatTGTACGCAAAAATACTAACTAAATTTTTTTGttaccaaacttataaactctccAGGTTGTTAAAATACAATAGGCTCATGTTACGTAAATTACACACgtataaactataatgggtacaGTTTATGGAACTTATGAACTATTTTACGAAGTCCAGGTTAAAAACATGGAAATAAACttataagctataataggtacaGTTTATGGAATAAAAGGAtcttttttcaaaactacttgttatttacaaaaagattttctgctttattactagtaaattcGTTGAAACAATTTGTGAGACGCCTTcatgtacttatctaagtacccaTTAAATTCTTGacttataactagagtctcccggagggagagcatgagtttgtgtatagatctatacgggactgacaatcccgcaccagagctgcttgcaacactAGGTCGGCAGAcctgtggtgacaaatgtcataccgattccaacgcctgaagaacgtcgttttaggccatcttaggtcatcaagtatggttatgagaaCTCACAAGGAGAAAACAATGATATATTTACGTATTAATATACTTTCCTTAAACAATCTTAAAGGATATTAACTATATGATTACTCAGTATATACAATAGTGTTAGATAAATTGAAGTCCGGTAGACAGTGGAATTTGTGAtgtccgccttacttcctgttccttttttggttgtgggcttagggcagattcacccattcaACTGTCTGTTTGATCTCGGTCATATACAACTCATATGTACTAGCTAATCATAGGAGGGTAGTATCGTTGTATTGAGCTTTCAGGGTAAACACAATTTCAGctagttttatatttaaataaaactaggTATCGTTAAACTAAGTATGGTAATTATACATATAGTTTTCGGTCATGGTTCATATTAGATCACAGTTCAGTTCATAGTTCAGTTCACAATTCAGTTCATAGTAAACAGTTCATGATTTAACTTGCTGAAAACAAAAACGATTAATTATTGAAAACAATGTTTTACAAATACgatattagtttatatatataattagtataaactaagtaatcATAGAAGGAACATGTATGGTCATCTTACtcattaagaaaatataggattttcttgaggaacatgcgaacttttccAAAGAACAAAGAACATACTTTTTATAAcaaaatcacttatgaactcaccaacttaaatgttgatactctcttttcaaaccacttgtattctcaggaaagttAGTAGCAGGTACTCTCTTGGGCGTTATGAAGACAGAGCATATTTGTATTACGTCTTATCTTTTGGCTATAGTTTTAATGTAAATCAATCAATGCTTTAAACACAATGTCAATTTTATATTATGAATACAATGGTTGTtcttgctttgattactattatacaatggTTGTGATAATGTGCATGATGTCCTCGggccccgaatgtttccgccgttcaggtttgggggtgtgacagattggtatcagagcattgtttatagtgaactcaatatatcaacccataaaagatatataactacaaatacaatgggataaaaacactcagaccaagaattatacttgtaTTAAAGTATACAtacgtataaatatatatatatatacatatactagAAGAAGTAttacaagaagaacaaaacaaaagtatttagatgttggacactacagtcaaacctagacaattatgtaatcatatctgggataaatatagcatgatcaactatatttatttgagatacgaacAACATGCGTTTGGGAGTGATGGTAGTGTTGCAGcgagcctaaaacttaccaaaagccaATATACGAAGGATATCTAGAACAAAACACAAAGttaaaatgctataggagtattttatgatactatacaataacaacaagtctaaaagTTTACCAAATTCTTATACCAAGAAAACTCTAGAATCAAACATGCAACTAAAATACTACAGGAATATTTTAGGtactataaataacttatgtgaaaactaaaagaccCTTACTGGTAGGCCTACAATTGTTGAGTGTATACATTAAGTTTATATAtagttgagattttatagacttaaaatttgtgattttcactctacttcctgttccttgtctggttgtggttttagagtaggatcacttattcgaaggcctgtTTGATCTGGATTATATATAATCTATATACACTACGTGATTATAGGAAGACCGGTAAGGATCATCCtcgtaaaaatttatttttaaataaaaatgttttattaatcATATAGATTCTTTAGATATTCCCATTCTCGCACAAACCTCATAGATAGATGTAACTACTCCTTTACAACAACAATAGAGGAGTCAAGGATGATCAAGAAGAGATTCATAAGGAGGATTCTAAGAAGGAAATAGACGAGTAATAAGGAACTAGAGAAATCATCAAGGACCTTTAACCTATCAAGAACACATATGAGAAGCTCACTCAAACATTTAGGTTCAAAATCGCCATTATGAAGTAATGGGGATCAGTGTTAAAACCTTAAGCATGACAGAGCGGAGATTCAACATGCCTACGAAGATCAAGGACACCATATAGATACGAGGAGATAACAAATCATTACCACCAAGAGTAGGATAGAGAACAGAGGAAACCACTCGTGAGACATGCAAGGTGGTAGAGTACCTGATGCGTCATACTAACAACTAATAATTAATATAACCTAGTGAGttggtgattacactactcacccTATGTGTTAGGCTTATCGCCTTTTCTGTCGCAACTAATAACAGTAAATCGAATCAAGAAATCCTATTTGAGAGTGATTACTActaaaaattcataagtttattttatatagacCTCTGTTATGAATTGTTTACAAAGCTTTTTGAAAGTTGGAACATGATACCCACTGACCTAAGATAACTTAGTTCAGACGACACTCGGTTTATAAATATTGCTAAAGACTTACCCCCATTTCATCATTTAAGAAACTTAAGGTAGAAAGGATGTCTCCCTATAGACATATACAGATCCATGCATTTTAGGATGCTTCTTGCCTGTCATCTTCATAGGTACCGTCCCTCTTAGAAGGGATTGCCTAAAAACAATGTTTGTAGCGGTTGCTATCGATGGGAACAACTAGACCCTCCTAATAGCATTTGGTCTGGCCGTGGAAAATAATCTCTAATTTTGTACCTGGTTCCTTATGAAGTTAAGAGAAGCTCTGAGACAGGGTAGGGAAGTATCGTTCATAACAAATATGGACGATGTCGTTAGTTCTTGTATAAAGCATGTATTCCCTGATTTTTATCATTGGATACTTCTAAAAGTGTGTTAAGGTATATGTACACAAGAGGCGTCTCTAGAAGAACATTACAAACTTTGTTCTGGATGACATCCAACTCTTATATTGTGTTTAATTTTGAAGAAAACTTTCGTCGGCTGACCCATGATGCTCGTGAAATGCTTGCCAACATCGGTCATGTGAAATGGGCAAGTGCCTATTTTCCTAACATCTGTTGGAATCTAGTTAACATTGATGTTCTTGAATGTTGTTGTGTTATCGATAAATCAACGTAATGTACTGATACTAATGATTACCGAGGCAATTCTTGACTATGTTCAACGGACTTTCAATGAATGCAGATTAATGGCAAGTAAAATGCCGGGtgaaatattaaatttatttaaatacttttacAAGAACCTCATTTGATCATATTTACTTTTCAGCAAGTTTAACTACCCTACTCACCCCGTATGCGGAAATGTTGCTTCATAAATGGATGCAAAAGTCTGTTCGGTGGAAATCAACAAAGATCCTGCCAGCGATCTTGTCACCGCTCCCGTCCGACATTTATCgagtttttgattttaaaaaaacttGCATTGTTGATCTGAACTGTCATACATGTTCATGTGGGAAATGGCACATTTTAGGTATAGCTTGCGGTCATGCTGTTGCGGCATCACGTCATTCAAACATCCATGAATATGGTTCAGATATATTATCGGGCTGACATGTTTCAAACTTCCTACTAGACATAAACTATGCACCTTCTTCCCCCTTCCAAATGCATGAGAAATACCAGACCCTTTGATTGCAGTTTTATTGCCAATCTAATTACAATTATTTATGTTTGTAATTGATTTGTAGTGTGTaatgaaaaatattattatttcccTAATATTTGTTACAtattagaaagaaagaaaaaacatAATTTACATGTACCATTGTAATactaacaaataacaaaacattaAAGTTTCTTTGTCGATCGAAATAAGGTACTGATTATCACCAAATTATtgtcttttgttttgtcaacccAACAAATAAACATAGACTGTGGTCTCTGAAAATTAAAGATCAAACACATGACGTATATTGTGGAAATTAATATTAAttcaaagaaaaataataaaaggatAACGACATACCTCTTTAGGACAAGCGTAAAAAAGCCGTCCATGGTTATTTCTAGTAGTTGATGTCCTTATAATCCCTTCAGAGTCACAATCGCAGTATGCCATTTCTTTGGATTATAAGAAATGAATTTTTAGTAGTAAATTTAACAAGGTAATTTGGACGATTGAATTCCTTTATATAATGTCATTTACTAAGGTTATGGTTCCTGACACTATTACAGAAACACATTCCGGAGCAACATTTCAGAATTGGTATTTCAAAACCCCATTTCCAGAACAAAATTATTGTCCTAGATTCCTGACACATGAGTAGTCATTCTGAAAACTAAAAGTCAAATATTCCTGCCATTATGTGTAGTCATTCTGAACAGTAAATGTCATAGATTCCTGACAGTCTTTCGGGCCCTTATTCCGGAATCCCATTCTGGATCCGGAGTCACTTTCTAGCATGGCTATTTCAGAAACTTGCTTTTTGACCTTAAAATGCACCTAGCATGAAACCTCAATGTTGAAATAAAATTGGAATGAGTTAATCTCATGATGGTGTTTGGCATTGTGAATAAGAAGATTGTTATGTTTGTTCATATAATAACCCGTTTCTGAAAGGCCCAAATTTCACACTCTCGGATAAAATGTTTGATGATGTTTTCCAAGCTATGAAGGCTGCTGAAGAAGCAAATGAAAGGGACTCTAAAAAAAGTCGCACAATAAATCAACATGCACACGATCTAGTGGAAcaagtaaaagaaaaagaaaaatgggTTGTAGAAGCGATGAAAGAAGTGaaacaagctaagaaatggatTAAAAATGCAAATAAGGAGATCAATAAGTTGTGTGCAGAACGGTACCGTCTAACAGATGTTGTTAGAATTGGAGAAGATTTTATTGACAGGGAACAAAATATGTATCCCTTACAGTTTCCTGATTTGTGGAAACCAATCTAAGTATGTAATAGGTTAAATAACGCTTTTTGTAATAATGTAAAAGAAAAAGGATAATTGTCATTTTAGATAATCATACCGTTCATTTTATAAAATTCAGTTTGAAAAGACATTACAATATTCATATTTAAAATTAGATGACATTTGTGGCCGATAACTGGGAAGTTGCATCCGATGCAAACTAACTGTGTCTATATGGTTTTCAAACAATCCCATGTAGGTCTCAGCTAGTTCGAAATCATTATCAGTCAATTCAACTTGATCTTCTATTGTTGGAGTTGTCCTACATGTTCCGTCGATGATGTCCATTGTGTTCACAAATTGCCATATATCTTCAGACATGGTAATAAGGAGCATTTACATCTTATCCAATGCTACTTTTCTCCGGTCCCCAGCCGGTGAAGGTAGTAATGGGATATTTAGTATTACCATTCGTTGTTTAGCACATTAATAATCACGAATCATGTCTAATGCAATCACATCAACAAGACGTCGTTGCTTGTCTTCAAGACGTGCTATAGCATATTCTATAGGCAACTCATTCTGATTGTTCGAGTCACTGGATGTTGGAGACTGAAAATAGAATACACctaaattatattaatatattagttaaAAATCAATGTGCATAAaagtatttaataataataataataataacaacaacaacaacaacttccTGAAACATatcaataacaaaaataaaatcataaTTGCAACTAGTCTATCATAATTGGTTTGTctgtgatgtgcacaaaagtacccactaattttaatatttataacctaacaaacttagactatctttgcacttataggcagtgtacctagtcagattacagtatagcttaggtaagtcgggtgttgatcacagggaacggtggattaatttaatatatttgattataggttacaggttacacgaaaataataaataaaatggtttaataaatttcaaactagcaattaacaactctcgataaactaacaaggaaagcacatctcttcaggtactttggtttagataaattacactttaaaaacatagacaattgcatacacaaattcatttattcatgttcaccgattcctaaaatgattagattcgcgttcactataactaatcctttagcaaacaagtcaattcaaacagtgatcagttgattaaactaacatgtttcctagtgttcagttcgtatcaagcaagacttgtaaatataattaatcaaattactaattcaatttaacctattgttgatggtcatcaaacaaggctcacacattaacttacttattctcaagttaatcctagtttcacattcgttatttctagtcttataatctcgatggtcatcaaaaatcataagagacaagcaatcgagcagatgttcaagcaactcaattcacttaacaattaacagaaaataatcatcattaacacatgaggatctttaaacaagcttggcaagataaattaaacacaaataaactatttaatatagcaattagtctaataatcaaagcttcattcaatcataaacacaaagtaaaaggtttttacacccaaatcagaaactaaatacagaaaagtaccacaatggaatgctaaacatggtcacgtcagcaaaccatatgataatcaacatgtatccgctctccaatccttccgatctccgctcccgttagcttaacggccttccggccgccttctagaccctcaaaacggcttaacggaagttaattgtcgactaaattatgttagaagtcgaatcccccctcctggttagctaaaaatcgatatttataatctttgtggccgacctaagtacgctgggcgtacttaggattacgcagcgcgtactcaagataatcacgcgatcaagtatATCTGGCACaagcaggtacgcggggcgtaaccttaaggtacgcggggcgtacccgctacctcagcattcttttctttcttttagcttctaaaccCGGTTTccacttcagtcttttcttttgtgctttatcgacaacaaatagctgcaaaacataatttaaagtattatgagtactttttagttctaaaatagagtaaataaggccaaaatattaagataaagtgcataaaaatatatataaaaatacacatatcagtcTGCACTTGCTTCGGTGTCATTTTTCGGAGTCGTATCTTCTTCCAATTTATGTTTTAACACACTTTCTGATTCCTTTCTTAATTATATGGGTGTCTTTGTTGGTTTGTTTTATCTTATTTTGAAACTCAGCATCGTCGTTTGTttgccaaaaaaaaaatcaatccaAGAGCTTTTAATACATTACCGTAAAAATAAATTAgaattataaaattatgttttgtcGATTTTACCTTTATCGGACTCAATTCCAAAAGCTTCTCTAAATGGAATAGAACTTCGTTGTTCGTAAAACCCACTTTTTTTTAACAACATCCACATTAACTCGTCTTTGGATTAACATGAGTTATTAAAAAATACTAAGAAAAAAATTGTATATTATAAGTATTCATGATCATCATTCCGGAATAGATCATCAGGTTCCGAATAACATTCATCGTATTTCGGACCTACATTACCATTCTGGAACCCCTACAATACTTAATTTCAGACTAAAACAACCGATCAGAAACACATTACAAAGTACTTACAACTTGGTTTGATGAATCCATGCTGAAAATTTGGTCTGAAATATGGGTAGATGGTGCTTAAACGTATATTCCAGATTTTTTTTTGTGTGGGACCTATACACACACACTATTGGGCTAGGGCTAGTTTTCGGGTCCGAAATGACATATTTCGGAACAAAAgggttattttttttaaaaaaaaattgattatattttagtaaaaaaaacccaaaaaatattagATGTCATtataatataaatgaaatgatatTCCTACATATCATATATTATGTTGAAAGTCATATCATATATTATGTTGAAGtctttaatattttaataaacgAATAATTCATCATGCgataattaaaagatattttgtaatttttttcaCTATTATTTTCCAAGATTATTATATATAATCCGTATGGACCATTTTATTATAACTTTGCTATACATAGGATTTTTAGTATGTTattataatttaaatgaaatGATATTCCTACATATTAAAAGGGGTGAGAATGAACTAAACAAGTAAGATGATGGGGGGATTTGTAAATTCAAATatattcttaattttttttttttgggtttattttatttttttgtcatctttttaattgtcatcgtacaatgagtgggATGGAAAACGGGCAATAAGTTGTGtcgctaagcctttttgaatggtaaaacaaattcttttaaagactacatccgaaaatataggggatataacattactatgtatgattcgttgtactcttttaagaagctctaccgcatccggtgcgaggaaaccaaacatatcaaatgcaaatggtatgaacacgtgttgattttccatgcacgatcTCTCATGTTTTGTGACTTTGCCTGTGGCTGCTTTTAAAGCAGCATGTCCCGCTGTGAAACCCCCAGCCCTCAAGCCCACGAGAGAGGATTTATTTTGGTAGTTTTGATTCCTTCGGTGATTATAAGAGACAAATTACTTTGAAATAATATCTATATCAAAGAGTAAATATACATAGTTTCATTCTCTTTTTTAGATGACATATTCTTGTATATTATGATATGAACGAATTGATATCCTTACATATTTAAACTTTTGTTTCTAGACTACGTACTAGGCTCTCTAGATGGCAAAGCAGGAAGAGAATAGCGGGCTTCTTTTAATcttgggataatgacttaggagggtaataacgtttCCTGTTTGTCCATTTTAAGTCCCTAACgtattttttgtgcgtattacaccattaaggttaTTATAACCGTTTACAAATAGTCCTTTTAACAGGAAGAAGCCGGtaaaatgattatttataaacggttataacaaccttaatggtgtaatatacacaaaaaatacgttggggacctaatatggacaaactagaaacgttattaccctcctaagtcattatcccatgaAACTATAAACCCCTATAGtaaatttttactttttaaataagAAACTTGTAGGTCTTGAGGTTACTAGTTTGGATGTTTTAACCTCGGCCTTCTTTATAAATGGAAGTGGCGGTTTCTTAATGACAAGGGAGCTCTTCGggttaaaattgtcaaattttgtcATGGGGAAGGTGGTGGTTTTTCGGAAGATTCGAGAATAGAAATTggagggggtgtttggcaaaagaTTGTAGGATCCATTAATCACCTCCATGAGAATGGTTGTATTCATTCTAATTACATGTTTAGAGTGGTGGGGGGTGAGACTCAAACGAGGTTCTAGAATGATGTTTGGTGCTTGGATATTCCTCTTAAGGAGCGGTTCGGGAGGCTCTTTGCTTTGGCCTTTAATCAAAATGCTCGAGTAAGTGAATAATGGGATCCGGAGGGATGTAATGGGATCCGACAGAGGTCCGGAAACAAAGCGGGGCAGTGGGAAAAGCTTTTGCTAAACATGAAAATGATGAAGCTGCTGGGAAATGGAAAGAGGTTCTAAAAGAAGCGGCAGATCTGGCTGGATGGGAGTTGAAGAACACTGCAAATGGGTAATCCTTCCTTCATCGATCATCATATCTTTGTATAATTAATCTTTAGTTTGGACCCGGTTGTTATACCTGACCCAATTTTGACCTGCCGGGACCCCTTTTTTCTTATCAATTTTAACCAAACTTACGACTTACGAATAATTCCTAATAATGTCCATTGCAACTCAGTTTACAATTTCAATATTCTAATAATTTCACAAAAGAGGtctctgttttttttttccataatTCAACACTAAGGAAAAAAGAAGTTATTTGAGCTTatctattagtttaatttccagTCTGCACGGTTATCACTATTCTATTATCATATCTCTGCAATATTCCTTGATTTTGTTTGTTAGTCATCCAAGACATCTCATGTTGTATGGTTATGTTATTATTTCATGTATATTTTATTATAGTTCACGTGGGATTTTGAGCAAACTAACTGAATCTTCTTTAATATATAGGCATGAAGCCAAACTTGTCCAAAAATTTATTGAAGAAATTTCACTACAGTTACGTTCCATTGATTTCAATGCTGATGAAAAACTAATAGGCATGGAGACCAGGGTAAAGGATGCTGTATCATCTTTAGAAATTGGTACTGATGATGTTCGTGTAATCGGTATCAAGGGGATGGGAGGTGCTGGGAAGACAACTTTGGCCAGAGCGGTTTTTGATCAAATATCCTTTCGGTTTGAAGCTAAAAGCTTTGTTGAGAATGTTAGGGAAAATTCAAATACTTCTTTGTCTGGTTTGAAATCGTTGCAAAATCAAGTCCTTAAAGATGTCTTATTTGATCAAGGCATCAATGTGAGTAGTGTGCATGATGGGAAAatcatgatgaagaagaagatgtgtAATAGAAAGGTTCTTGTTGTTCTAGATGATGTGGACCATATAGACCAGCTTGAGGCATTAGCTGGTGATCTTAATTGGTTAAAACCGGGAAGTAGAATTATCATTACAACAAGAGATGAGCAGGTGCTCGTGGCACACCGGGTGAAGTTGATTCTTGATGTCAATCTGTTATCAGAGGAGGAGGCGATTGGGCTCTTCAGTAGGTATGCATTTGGGGGAGAGATTCCAATTCAAGGGTATGAAAAGCTATCAGGAGAAGTTATATGCTATGCTTCTGGTCTTCCCTTAACGATAAAAGTTGTGGGTTCATTTCTTTGTGGTAAAAATAAGAGTGAATGGATAGATGCACTAGAAAGATGAAGGAACTTAGATTTCTTCACATATCTCAGAATACAATATATAATTTTGCAGAAGAAAAGAAATATGATAATGTCAGCCAA encodes:
- the LOC111892853 gene encoding TMV resistance protein N, which produces METRVKDAVSSLEIGTDDVRVIGIKGMGGAGKTTLARAVFDQISFRFEAKSFVENVRENSNTSLSGLKSLQNQVLKDVLFDQGINVSSVHDGKIMMKKKMCNRKVLVVLDDVDHIDQLEALAGDLNWLKPGSRIIITTRDEQVLVAHRVKLILDVNLLSEEEAIGLFSRYAFGGEIPIQGYEKLSGEVICYASGLPLTIKVMH